A region of Bacteroidota bacterium DNA encodes the following proteins:
- a CDS encoding PKD domain-containing protein, translating to TLSLTSNTIASASYNWTGPNSFTSTLEDPVIAAATVAATGTYSVNVTVAGCAGPSATTSVTVNPIPAAPVPGSNTPICAGQTLSLTSNTIASASYNWTGPNSFTSTLEDPVIAAATVAATGTYSVNVTVAGCAGPSATTSVTVNPIPAAPVPGSNTPICAGQTLSLTSNTIASASYNWTGPNSFTSTSEDPVIAAATTAASGTYSVNVTVAGCAGPSATTSVTVNPIPAAPTPGSNTPVCSGNDLSLTASSTGTTYSWSGPNSFTSASQNPTIAGVTTAASGTYSVTATTSGCTSTAATTSVTINQTPVAPVAGNNSPICVGINLSLTASSTGSTYNWNGPNSFTSTSQNPVIAAAGTINSGTYSVTATSAAGCASPVATTSVVVNPPPSAPTAGSNSPVCSGQTLSLTSSTVVGATYFWSGPNSFTAASQNPTIIGVTTAASGTYSLIATVAGCPPLTTQTISVTINQTPTAPTAGSNSPVCLGGNISLTASATGATYNWTGPNSFTSTSQNPVITPAATINAGTYSVTATSAAGCISTVSTTSVVVNPPPPPPAAGSNSPVCSGQTISLTVATIISATYSWTGPNSFTSTVQNPIIGAATTLASGTYSIIATVPGCGPSSTGTVAVTVNETPVAPSAGSNSPVCSGNDISLTASGTGVSYTWTGPGGFTSTTQNPVITPATTSNSGTYSVTTTSAAGCTSVRNTVAVTVNQTPAPPVAGSNSPVCSGQILSLTASSVGTSYSWSGPNGFTSTSQNPTIGGVTTLATGTYSVIATASGCTGPAGTVSVTINQTPVAPAPGSNSPICAGTDLSLTASSTGTSYNWNGPNSFTSTSQNPVITAAGTVAAGTYSVTATENGCTCPAGTVSVTINPAPATPTAGSNSPVCVGNTISLTASTIGGTTYSWSGPNSFTSTSQNPTIPGVTTDNAGTYSVSVTSIATGCVSTVNTTTVIVNPPPSAPTVGSNSPVCSGQTLSLTSSTVAGATYSWTGPNSFTSSSQNPAIGIVTTSATGTYSLIATVGGCPPLPTQTVSVIINQTPAVPVAGGNTPVCVGNDISLTASATGATYNWSGPNSFTSTTQNPVITPAATTNSGTYSVTATSVDGCTSTAGTVAIVVNAPPSTPIAGSNSPFCSGQTLSLTSNTISGATYSWSGPNSFTSTSQNPIIAGATTAASGTYSVVAIVPGCSTSPAGTVSVTVNEIPSAPTAGSNSPICSGQDLSLTANTVGGATYSWNGPNGFTSTSQNPVISPASTTDAGTYTVNLTASGCTSPDATVSITINQTPAIPAAGSNSPICEGQNLSLTATAGGSPTYSWNGPNSFTSTLQNPTIAGATTADAGTYTVNVTENGCTSVDSTVNVIINQTPAAPAAGSNTPVCSGQTLSLTASTIVGVTYSWSGPNGFTSTAQNPTIINVTVAASGTYSVFASIGGCTGPVGITSVTVNPTPNPAVGSNSPVCEGNILSLTSSAVAGATYSWSGPNGFTSTSQNPSIAGVTSSNAGTYTLTVTSSLGCVSNPKTTVVTITPPILVSAGADQTVCANNATVTLNGSVSGGTTTGNWTTSGTGTFVPTSTTLNADYIPSSLDTATGILTFTLTSTGNGGCTAQTAVMTLTITDAPTANAGADQTLCANNDTVILNGSVNAAASGGIWISSGTGTFSPDNLSLSTTYIPDATDTLNGSVTIVLVTTGIGTCLADTDTVIVTITPAPIVNAGISTVACKNNANVPLNGTSSTGSGIWTTLGTGTFVPTPTTLNAIYNSSTPDTISGSVILILTSTGNGGCNPVTDTIVITYIDKPIVNAGADVTVCGNNASVALSGTSNTGSGTWAAIGGGGTFVPNSLNSTFTPSGAQITAGTATLILTSANNGTCNSVKDTLIVTITPAPTVNAGADQTVCANNSVVTLSGSFTTSTGAGWTTLGSGTFSPDTFSMGVTYTPSPADTFAGSVTIILTSTGNGLCNAVTDTMIITITPAPVVNAGPDIILCFSNLVATLNGTSSTGSGTWSTPNGSGTFGNASSLVTTYTATPADTTADSVIIVLTSAGNGLCNPVTDTMIITFDNFPSVNAGSDVTVCANADTVFLNGSSTTGSGVWTTSGTGTFSPDSITLNAFYIPSDSDTIAGTVTLTLTSLNGCAPVADSIIVTITPAPVVNAGPNQTICATQNTVSLNGSVSSGATTGQWTTLGSGTFSPDDLTLNATYSISTTDSAAGNVTLILTSTNNGNCLAVSDTVKLFFLQPPVANAGADQTVCANNAAQLNGTITGGSGTGIWTTPNGSGIFAPGNTSLNGTYTPSINDALTGNIILVLTSTNNGGCTPSTDTVIIYVNPGPIVGAGTDQFVCSGSDSITLNGTVLNSTGGQWTTSGNGTFSPNDSTLNGNYIFGSNDTSTVTLVLTSTGNGQCVAVTDTMILIIGRTPVAAFSGSSACTGQTVTFTDASTIVNDTIVSWDWIIDGGTDTLQNPIHTYTISGTDTVTLIVTTNIGCTDTVVHVININPTPAASFSFTVDCVKDSVFFTDNSSIASGNIISWNWNFGDATTSPLQNPVHSYSTSGTFTVTLTISSDSGCTATAVDTVVSCTNVIAGFVSSDSSVCTGQTIAFTDTSTVMAGDSIISWIWNFGDGGTDTVKNPSYSYSLAGTYTVTLIVGTNAGSSDTAVHIINVNPTPVASFSYITTCLSDSVYFNDLSAISLPGNIISWSWDFGDATTSTLQNPVHSYTTSGTVTVTLTVTSDSGCTSTYIDSLIPGKPVIALFASASSACAGQTIIFTDTSIAINDTIISWNWNFGDGGIDSIPIVNYTYTLAGTYSVALIVTDSVGCSDTLTKIITINPTPVASFTVLTTCSLDSVFFFSTSTISSGTISSWSWNFGDPASGANNISSLANPSHYYDSLGVYVVSLTVTSDSGCTSAFSDTIIPVKGIIPGFNYSGDCWFAYTFSDSSGVGTGDSITTCFWNFGDGTTDSTCNPIHSYSVAGTYTVTHIVTNAGGCSDTLTNVITILPLPMADFNPTNGIYYTTQAVAFTDLSTNAVSWVWNFGDGVSDNAQNPSHSFNDNGSFDVMLIVTNTDGCLDTVKHSFTVKTFVVSVPSAFTPNGDGQNDVLSVRGGPMKEMDWRIYNEWGNEIFHATSQDNGWDGTYKGKLQPSARYVYILTGITYGEDVVDIHGDVTILK from the coding sequence ACTTTATCGCTCACCTCCAATACCATTGCCAGCGCTTCTTATAACTGGACAGGACCGAACAGTTTTACTTCCACGCTGGAAGACCCGGTCATTGCCGCTGCCACTGTTGCCGCTACAGGAACGTATTCCGTGAACGTTACCGTGGCCGGTTGTGCGGGTCCTTCGGCTACCACTTCGGTAACCGTCAATCCCATTCCGGCCGCGCCTGTGCCGGGCAGCAACACTCCTATCTGCGCGGGACAAACTTTATCGCTCACCTCCAATACCATTGCCAGCGCTTCTTATAACTGGACAGGACCGAACAGTTTTACTTCCACGCTGGAAGACCCGGTCATTGCCGCTGCCACTGTTGCCGCTACAGGAACGTATTCCGTCAATGTGACTGTGGCTGGCTGTGCGGGTCCTTCGGCTACCACTTCGGTAACCGTCAATCCCATTCCGGCTGCCCCTGTGCCGGGCAGCAACACTCCTATCTGCGCGGGACAGACTTTATCGCTCACTTCCAATACCATTGCCAGCGCTTCTTATAACTGGACAGGACCGAACAGTTTCACTTCCACTTCGGAAGACCCGGTCATTGCTGCTGCCACTACTGCCGCTTCCGGAACGTATTCCGTCAATGTGACCGTGGCCGGCTGCGCGGGGCCTTCGGCTACTACTTCGGTAACCGTCAATCCCATTCCGGCCGCGCCTACTCCGGGTAGCAACACTCCGGTTTGTTCAGGAAATGATTTGAGTTTGACAGCTAGCAGCACCGGAACAACTTATTCATGGAGCGGACCAAATAGTTTTACTTCCGCTTCCCAAAATCCTACGATAGCAGGAGTAACCACTGCTGCTTCGGGAACTTACTCGGTTACCGCAACTACCAGCGGCTGCACAAGCACAGCAGCAACTACAAGTGTTACAATAAACCAAACTCCGGTTGCACCTGTTGCAGGAAACAACAGCCCGATTTGCGTGGGAATTAATTTAAGTTTAACAGCATCTTCGACAGGAAGTACTTATAATTGGAACGGACCTAACAGTTTCACTTCCACTTCTCAGAATCCTGTTATTGCTGCAGCGGGAACAATTAATTCAGGCACCTATTCTGTAACTGCAACTTCTGCCGCAGGATGCGCAAGCCCTGTTGCAACAACCAGCGTTGTGGTGAATCCTCCGCCTTCAGCGCCAACAGCAGGAAGCAACTCTCCTGTGTGTTCGGGACAAACTCTTTCTCTTACTTCAAGCACAGTTGTGGGAGCAACTTATTTCTGGAGCGGGCCGAACAGTTTCACTGCTGCTTCTCAAAATCCTACGATAATAGGAGTAACCACGGCTGCTTCGGGAACTTATTCACTGATTGCAACTGTTGCGGGTTGTCCGCCTCTTACCACTCAAACAATTTCTGTAACGATAAATCAAACTCCAACTGCGCCAACGGCAGGAAGCAATTCTCCTGTTTGCTTGGGAGGAAATATCAGTTTAACAGCAAGTGCAACAGGAGCAACTTATAACTGGACAGGACCCAACAGTTTTACTTCTACTTCTCAGAATCCAGTTATCACCCCTGCGGCAACGATTAATGCAGGCACCTATTCTGTAACTGCCACTTCGGCTGCGGGATGCATAAGCACAGTCAGCACTACAAGTGTTGTTGTAAATCCTCCACCTCCGCCTCCTGCTGCCGGCAGCAACAGTCCGGTTTGTTCAGGTCAAACTATTTCACTTACTGTTGCCACCATTATAAGTGCCACGTATTCATGGACGGGACCGAACAGTTTTACTTCCACGGTTCAAAACCCCATAATCGGAGCTGCCACAACTCTCGCATCAGGAACTTATTCTATTATTGCTACTGTACCAGGATGCGGTCCAAGTTCTACCGGAACAGTGGCTGTAACTGTAAATGAAACACCTGTTGCTCCTTCTGCCGGAAGTAATTCTCCTGTTTGTTCAGGCAACGATATCAGTTTGACAGCAAGCGGAACAGGTGTTTCTTATACTTGGACAGGTCCGGGCGGATTTACTTCCACTACGCAGAATCCTGTAATCACTCCTGCAACAACAAGTAATTCCGGAACCTACTCTGTTACCACTACTTCTGCTGCCGGATGTACAAGTGTGCGAAACACAGTTGCTGTTACCGTAAATCAAACACCTGCTCCCCCTGTTGCGGGTAGCAATTCACCGGTTTGCTCAGGGCAAATATTAAGTTTGACTGCATCGAGCGTTGGAACTTCTTATTCATGGAGCGGACCAAATGGATTTACTTCCACTTCACAAAATCCAACAATAGGAGGTGTTACAACTTTAGCTACAGGAACCTATTCGGTTATTGCAACAGCAAGCGGATGCACGGGACCTGCGGGAACAGTTTCAGTTACCATCAATCAAACTCCTGTCGCGCCCGCTCCGGGAAGCAACAGCCCTATTTGTGCGGGAACTGATTTGAGCTTGACAGCAAGTTCAACTGGAACTTCTTATAATTGGAACGGACCCAATAGCTTTACTTCTACTTCTCAGAATCCGGTTATCACTGCTGCCGGAACTGTTGCTGCAGGAACTTATTCGGTCACTGCTACTGAAAACGGATGCACATGTCCTGCCGGAACTGTTTCGGTTACCATCAATCCTGCTCCTGCTACTCCCACAGCGGGAAGCAACAGCCCTGTTTGTGTTGGAAATACTATTTCTCTCACGGCAAGCACCATTGGCGGCACAACTTATTCATGGAGCGGACCAAATAGTTTCACTTCCACATCACAAAATCCAACTATACCAGGCGTAACCACGGATAATGCAGGCACTTATTCTGTAAGCGTAACATCCATTGCAACCGGCTGTGTAAGCACGGTAAACACAACTACCGTTATAGTGAATCCTCCGCCTTCTGCACCAACAGTAGGAAGCAATTCTCCTGTGTGTTCGGGGCAAACGCTGAGTTTGACTTCAAGCACGGTAGCAGGCGCAACGTATTCATGGACAGGACCGAATAGCTTTACCTCCTCTTCGCAGAATCCGGCAATCGGTATCGTAACTACTTCCGCAACGGGAACCTATTCACTGATTGCAACTGTTGGAGGATGTCCGCCTTTGCCAACACAAACAGTATCTGTTATTATTAATCAAACTCCCGCAGTGCCGGTAGCAGGAGGCAACACACCTGTTTGCGTTGGAAATGATATTTCACTTACAGCAAGTGCTACAGGAGCAACCTATAACTGGAGCGGACCAAACAGTTTTACTTCCACTACTCAGAATCCTGTCATCACTCCTGCTGCAACAACAAACTCCGGCACTTATTCTGTAACTGCCACTTCGGTTGACGGCTGTACAAGCACCGCGGGCACTGTTGCTATTGTTGTCAATGCTCCGCCATCCACACCAATTGCGGGAAGCAACAGCCCTTTCTGTTCAGGGCAAACACTTTCACTTACTTCGAATACTATTTCAGGAGCAACTTATTCCTGGAGCGGACCGAACAGTTTCACTTCTACTTCTCAGAATCCTATTATAGCAGGTGCGACCACTGCGGCATCCGGAACGTATTCTGTTGTCGCCATTGTTCCCGGATGTAGTACAAGTCCTGCGGGAACTGTTTCCGTAACAGTTAATGAAATTCCATCTGCGCCAACTGCCGGAAGCAACAGCCCGATTTGTTCGGGACAAGATTTAAGTTTGACAGCAAACACAGTTGGTGGAGCGACATATTCATGGAATGGACCAAATGGATTTACTTCGACTTCTCAAAACCCTGTCATCTCTCCTGCCTCCACAACAGATGCCGGAACTTATACGGTGAACTTAACCGCAAGCGGATGTACAAGTCCGGATGCAACTGTGAGCATTACCATCAATCAAACTCCTGCCATACCTGCAGCGGGAAGCAACAGTCCGATTTGCGAAGGACAAAATCTTAGTTTGACAGCTACCGCTGGCGGAAGCCCGACTTATTCATGGAATGGACCGAACAGCTTTACTTCCACTTTACAAAATCCTACCATCGCTGGAGCAACAACTGCTGATGCGGGTACATATACTGTGAACGTGACGGAAAACGGATGTACCAGTGTTGATTCAACAGTCAACGTTATTATCAATCAGACTCCGGCTGCTCCTGCCGCTGGCAGCAACACTCCTGTTTGCTCCGGGCAAACTTTATCGCTTACAGCAAGCACCATTGTGGGAGTAACTTATTCGTGGAGCGGACCAAACGGATTTACTTCCACTGCGCAAAATCCAACAATCATAAATGTTACCGTTGCTGCTTCGGGAACTTATTCTGTATTTGCATCCATTGGCGGATGCACAGGACCTGTGGGAATAACTTCTGTAACGGTGAATCCAACACCTAATCCCGCTGTAGGAAGCAACTCGCCTGTTTGCGAAGGAAATATTTTATCACTCACTTCAAGCGCTGTAGCAGGGGCCACTTACAGTTGGAGCGGACCGAATGGATTTACTTCCACTTCACAAAATCCAAGCATTGCGGGAGTCACTTCGTCAAATGCCGGAACATATACACTTACAGTTACTTCCTCTCTCGGATGCGTAAGTAATCCTAAAACAACTGTAGTTACAATTACACCTCCAATCCTAGTAAGTGCGGGTGCGGACCAAACTGTTTGCGCGAACAATGCAACAGTTACCTTGAATGGTTCTGTTTCGGGAGGAACAACCACAGGCAACTGGACAACTTCAGGCACCGGAACTTTCGTACCAACCAGCACAACGCTTAATGCTGATTACATTCCAAGTTCATTAGATACAGCAACCGGAATTCTAACGTTTACACTTACTTCAACCGGCAATGGCGGATGCACAGCGCAAACTGCTGTAATGACTCTTACAATTACGGACGCTCCAACTGCCAACGCTGGCGCTGACCAGACTCTTTGTGCAAACAATGATACGGTTATCCTCAACGGTTCTGTGAATGCGGCTGCATCTGGTGGAATATGGATTTCCTCCGGAACAGGAACTTTCTCTCCTGATAATTTATCACTCAGCACAACTTATATTCCTGATGCAACTGATACTCTTAACGGAAGTGTTACAATCGTACTGGTTACAACCGGAATCGGAACATGCCTTGCTGATACTGATACGGTTATTGTGACAATCACTCCCGCGCCCATCGTCAACGCTGGCATCAGCACAGTGGCTTGCAAGAACAATGCAAATGTTCCTCTCAACGGAACTTCTTCCACAGGTTCCGGAATATGGACAACATTGGGAACAGGAACTTTTGTGCCAACTCCAACAACACTGAATGCAATATATAATTCAAGCACTCCAGATACAATTTCCGGCTCGGTGATTTTGATTCTTACTTCCACAGGAAACGGAGGATGCAATCCCGTTACTGACACCATTGTCATCACTTATATTGACAAGCCGATTGTAAATGCAGGCGCGGATGTTACCGTTTGCGGAAACAATGCGAGCGTTGCTCTCAGCGGAACTTCCAACACTGGAAGCGGAACATGGGCAGCCATTGGCGGAGGCGGTACATTCGTCCCGAATTCGCTGAACTCCACTTTCACTCCGAGCGGGGCTCAAATCACTGCCGGAACAGCAACCCTTATTCTTACTTCCGCAAACAACGGAACATGCAATTCAGTAAAAGATACGTTGATTGTTACCATAACTCCTGCTCCTACTGTGAATGCAGGTGCTGACCAAACTGTTTGCGCAAACAATTCTGTTGTTACACTCAGCGGTTCATTCACCACTTCAACCGGTGCAGGATGGACAACTTTGGGAAGTGGAACATTTTCGCCTGATACATTCTCAATGGGTGTAACCTATACTCCAAGTCCTGCGGATACTTTTGCCGGAAGTGTAACAATTATTCTTACTTCAACAGGAAACGGGCTTTGCAATGCTGTTACAGACACAATGATTATTACAATTACTCCTGCTCCTGTTGTAAATGCGGGACCTGACATAATTCTCTGCTTCTCAAATCTCGTAGCAACGCTTAACGGAACTTCTTCCACCGGAAGCGGAACATGGTCAACTCCCAACGGAAGCGGAACATTCGGCAATGCATCTTCCCTTGTTACAACTTATACTGCAACTCCTGCCGACACGACTGCGGACAGTGTAATCATTGTTCTTACTTCTGCAGGAAATGGACTTTGCAATCCGGTTACCGATACGATGATTATTACTTTCGACAACTTCCCTTCTGTGAATGCGGGCAGCGATGTAACTGTCTGTGCGAATGCAGATACAGTTTTCCTCAATGGAAGTTCAACAACCGGTTCGGGCGTGTGGACAACAAGCGGAACAGGAACTTTCTCTCCTGATTCCATCACCTTAAATGCTTTTTATATTCCGAGCGATAGTGATACGATTGCCGGAACTGTTACGCTTACGCTGACATCCCTCAATGGATGCGCGCCTGTTGCCGATTCCATCATCGTAACTATCACTCCTGCTCCTGTTGTAAATGCGGGTCCCAACCAAACTATTTGTGCAACTCAAAATACAGTTTCCCTCAATGGTTCTGTTTCATCAGGCGCTACTACCGGACAATGGACAACACTTGGTTCCGGAACATTCTCTCCGGATGATTTAACATTGAATGCAACTTATAGTATAAGTACGACTGACAGTGCTGCCGGAAATGTTACGCTCATACTTACTTCTACCAACAATGGAAATTGTCTTGCCGTTTCCGATACTGTTAAATTATTTTTCTTGCAACCTCCCGTTGCAAATGCGGGAGCCGACCAAACTGTTTGTGCAAACAATGCCGCTCAACTGAATGGAACAATTACCGGAGGAAGCGGAACCGGAATCTGGACAACTCCTAATGGCAGCGGAATATTTGCTCCGGGCAATACCTCACTCAACGGAACTTATACGCCAAGCATCAATGATGCATTAACAGGAAATATTATTCTTGTTCTTACATCTACAAACAATGGCGGCTGTACTCCATCAACAGATACTGTAATAATATATGTAAATCCAGGCCCCATAGTGGGTGCCGGTACGGATCAGTTTGTATGCTCAGGCAGCGACTCAATAACTCTTAATGGAACTGTATTGAATTCAACTGGTGGTCAATGGACTACTTCCGGAAACGGAACATTCTCTCCCAATGATTCCACCCTTAATGGAAATTATATTTTCGGAAGCAATGACACAAGCACTGTAACGCTCGTGCTCACATCCACCGGAAACGGACAATGCGTTGCGGTAACAGATACGATGATTCTCATTATCGGAAGAACTCCTGTTGCGGCATTCTCCGGTTCTTCGGCTTGCACAGGGCAAACGGTTACATTCACTGATGCTTCCACTATTGTAAATGATACGATCGTTTCATGGGACTGGATAATTGACGGAGGAACAGATACACTTCAAAATCCAATTCATACGTATACTATTTCCGGCACAGATACTGTCACTCTTATTGTAACCACAAATATCGGCTGCACGGATACTGTGGTGCATGTAATAAATATAAATCCAACTCCTGCCGCATCATTCAGTTTCACGGTTGATTGCGTGAAGGATTCTGTATTCTTCACTGATAATTCTTCCATCGCCTCCGGAAATATTATTTCATGGAACTGGAATTTCGGTGACGCTACTACAAGTCCATTGCAAAATCCCGTTCACTCCTACTCCACTTCAGGAACATTTACGGTAACGCTTACTATTTCTTCCGATTCAGGATGCACGGCAACCGCTGTTGATACAGTTGTTTCATGCACAAATGTAATTGCCGGTTTTGTTTCTTCGGATTCTTCTGTTTGCACAGGGCAGACAATAGCATTTACCGATACATCCACCGTAATGGCTGGTGACAGTATTATTTCATGGATCTGGAATTTTGGAGATGGCGGAACAGATACAGTAAAGAATCCTTCCTACTCTTATTCTCTGGCAGGAACATATACCGTAACGCTTATTGTTGGTACAAATGCCGGTTCATCGGATACAGCGGTGCATATAATAAATGTAAATCCAACACCTGTTGCTTCGTTCAGTTACATCACAACTTGCCTGAGTGATTCTGTTTACTTCAACGACCTTTCTGCTATTTCTCTTCCCGGAAATATTATTTCATGGAGTTGGGATTTCGGTGACGCAACTACAAGCACACTCCAAAACCCTGTTCACTCCTACACCACTTCAGGTACTGTTACCGTAACGCTTACAGTCACTTCTGATTCCGGCTGTACTTCAACCTATATTGATTCATTGATTCCCGGCAAACCTGTCATCGCATTGTTTGCATCGGCTTCTTCCGCTTGTGCCGGGCAGACAATTATATTTACAGATACCTCTATAGCAATTAATGATACTATCATTTCATGGAACTGGAACTTTGGTGATGGTGGAATAGATTCCATACCGATTGTAAACTATACCTACACGCTTGCAGGAACCTACAGCGTAGCATTAATTGTTACAGATAGTGTGGGATGTTCTGATACGTTAACAAAAATAATTACCATTAACCCAACACCTGTTGCGTCATTCACAGTTCTTACAACCTGCTCGCTTGATTCAGTTTTCTTCTTCAGCACATCAACCATCTCCAGCGGAACTATTAGTTCATGGAGTTGGAACTTTGGCGATCCTGCTTCCGGTGCAAATAATATTTCTTCTCTTGCGAATCCTTCTCACTATTATGATTCTCTCGGAGTATATGTTGTTTCGCTCACCGTTACTTCTGATTCAGGATGCACTTCCGCATTTAGCGATACCATTATTCCTGTCAAAGGAATTATTCCCGGATTTAATTATTCAGGCGATTGCTGGTTCGCATATACATTCAGCGATTCTTCCGGTGTGGGAACGGGAGACAGCATCACAACCTGCTTCTGGAATTTTGGAGATGGCACCACTGATTCTACATGCAATCCTATACACTCATATTCCGTTGCCGGCACATATACCGTAACACATATTGTAACCAATGCAGGCGGATGTTCAGACACGCTTACAAATGTCATCACCATTCTGCCGCTCCCGATGGCTGATTTCAATCCTACGAACGGAATTTATTATACCACACAGGCAGTTGCCTTCACTGACCTCTCCACCAATGCGGTATCATGGGTATGGAATTTTGGTGATGGAGTAAGTGATAATGCGCAAAACCCCTCTCATAGTTTTAACGACAACGGATCGTTTGATGTAATGCTCATCGTAACAAACACGGATGGCTGTCTGGATACTGTGAAGCATTCATTTACTGTTAAAACATTTGTAGTATCCGTTCCCTCTGCATTCACACCCAATGGTGACGGGCAAAATGATGTGCTGTCCGTTCGCGGTGGACCTATGAAAGAAATGGACTGGAGAATTTACAATGAATGGGGCAACGAAATCTTCCATGCAACTTCACAAGACAACGGATGGGATGGAACGTACAAAGGAAAACTTCAGCCCTCGGCAAGATATGTTTACATACTTACAGGAATAACTTATGGAGAGGATGTAGTAGATATTCATGGAGATGTAACCATCCTTAAGTAA
- a CDS encoding PorP/SprF family type IX secretion system membrane protein: protein MKTKKEVYGLWSAVYGFFNYKLILFLFVVTANCKLETANCFAQDFHLTQFDAAPHYYNPAITGVYFGEQANYKIYGDYRSQWKAFGTKPYSTTYLAYDMPYNNWGKEFGVGGYLIHSRNGKGGLNTLNFMPSIAYKITNDVSGPHNLSVGLQMGILYKSFDPNNFTYDNQYNPDADGGFDVNTSSGENFEKTSWLKFDANMGVFYKYKKPEWKAQPWGGFSIYHATKPKQTFTNVTKDRMPMHFILQAGADYKINEDIKIIPSLLFMKQAKAYEFTIGSLGFYKMKETPYEIIGGLNYRWKDAFIIQAGMKYEQHIFKLSYDINTSYLNNYTNGRGAFEFSLVLTGINGKPLFNPKFFQGKGTNKSL from the coding sequence ATGAAAACTAAAAAAGAAGTTTACGGTTTATGGTCTGCTGTTTACGGTTTTTTCAACTATAAACTTATTTTGTTTTTATTTGTAGTAACTGCAAACTGCAAACTGGAGACTGCAAACTGTTTTGCGCAGGACTTCCACCTCACGCAGTTTGATGCCGCTCCGCATTATTATAATCCCGCAATAACCGGAGTCTATTTCGGAGAGCAAGCCAACTATAAAATTTATGGCGATTACCGCTCACAATGGAAGGCGTTCGGAACAAAACCCTATTCAACAACCTATCTGGCGTATGATATGCCATACAATAACTGGGGCAAAGAATTTGGAGTGGGCGGTTATTTAATTCACAGCCGAAACGGCAAAGGCGGCTTGAACACACTCAACTTCATGCCATCAATTGCTTATAAAATCACAAATGATGTGAGCGGACCTCACAACCTTTCTGTTGGTTTGCAAATGGGCATTCTTTATAAAAGCTTTGACCCGAACAATTTCACCTATGACAATCAGTATAATCCTGATGCAGACGGAGGTTTTGATGTCAATACTTCAAGCGGAGAGAATTTTGAAAAAACAAGCTGGCTGAAATTTGACGCCAACATGGGTGTCTTTTACAAATACAAAAAACCGGAATGGAAAGCGCAGCCATGGGGTGGCTTTTCAATTTATCATGCAACAAAACCAAAACAAACTTTTACAAACGTTACAAAAGACCGCATGCCCATGCACTTCATCTTGCAGGCAGGCGCTGATTATAAAATAAATGAGGATATAAAAATTATTCCATCCCTCCTTTTTATGAAACAGGCAAAAGCGTATGAGTTTACTATCGGCAGTCTTGGTTTTTATAAAATGAAAGAAACCCCCTACGAAATTATCGGTGGATTAAATTACCGCTGGAAAGACGCCTTCATTATCCAGGCAGGAATGAAATACGAACAGCATATCTTTAAACTTTCATACGATATTAATACATCCTACCTTAATAATTACACCAACGGAAGAGGCGCGTTTGAATTTTCTCTGGTGCTTACCGGCATAAACGGCAAACCCCTCTTCAATCCAAAATTCTTTCAGGGAAAAGGAACGAACAAATCGCTCTGA